One Periophthalmus magnuspinnatus isolate fPerMag1 chromosome 15, fPerMag1.2.pri, whole genome shotgun sequence genomic window carries:
- the mmrn2a gene encoding multimerin-2a isoform X2 encodes MRPVLLLLGLMFRAHCELRARDPEVEQEDGGHGGHGGHGGHGGHGGLEPADSRGGAGPEDNVPQDRVPQGGAAQGHVPARSGNWCAVVHRRVVSGTVRNGAEPYTAKSLSPCPSGVADCQLVMYKTSTRPLYRQTLREVTVLLWQCCPGHTGPNCDSVSGARVDHADHGRSEDTPLGSEQVEHMDPHQEQNDHQGAPYHTSQPHHTPDHTHHPRASAQTLDSVQQDHTQNTQHRLLPDSALSEHTHRSSAQHRVDSEDPSLHPPVVGALRYQDTPTVLPVPHMMALVMSQLQPVLEAFNRSLEHVQRRLTTLTLEVAELKGPTPPDLQTGALSGDDVEEEDRLEQVYQELRETQDQVQQQRHLLESHNAALLNNLTVLRADMNVNVQAMNRSLSELKLDQSRPWSEPAQVSETSALWGAVERLDNRVVNNSVKVQTLVEKVEVVSGDIQLLHRLSRDQDKRINATSRRSQVQFMETGLEVEAAKVAVLRRVEELAGNLSVQGQRLAEMDEDLEELYIAFYNGSSGACGCSELRATVSHVQKDLANVTELAKDNRLALDALEDSEGQGETWGDGDWQPAVEALQQGLQQVRSSWASEENRTRAVELGVAGLTSSLQRWQTEVTQLQERETERSQDNQHLRGSFNSLLKDAIRHSDVLELLLGEEVLEFLDWPIHDQEAHSIPALKESLRRHEEQLRAHNTSITQLREHNTDSKDVPAADQPSPHSVHDWLPGDDSGAGRRSPVRERQSVPGPQLSDGSDLWKLEQAMEKLQARVERVEQSGRVEQSGRVEQTEQSGRVEQSGRQSHVRLQDEVMWLKRGLEEHLRVFKNIFSNTDALTTSKQTLELDKVLELVKSRQRRKGGSAH; translated from the exons AAACTGGTGCGCTGTTGTGCATAGGCGTGTGGTCAGCGGAACGGTCAGGAACGGTGCAGAACCATACACGGCCAAGTCTCTGAGCCCCTGCCCCAGTGGAGTCGCAGACTGTCAGCTCGTCAT gTACAAGACGTCCACAAGGCCCCTGTACAGACAGACCCTCAGAGAGGTCACTGTCCTGCTGTGGCAGTGCTGtcctggacacactggacccAACTGTGACTCAG TCTCTGGCGCCCGAGTCGATCACGCCGACCACGGACGCTCCGAGGACACGCCCCTTGGATCAG AGCAGGTGGAGCATATGGACCCCCATCAGGAGCAGAACGACCACCAGGGAGCGCCGTACCACACCAGCCAACCTCATCACACACCTGACCACACCCACCACCCCAGGGCCTCCGCCCAAACTCTGGACTCTGTTCAACAGGACCACACCCAAAACACTCAACACCGCCTTCTGCCGGACTCCGCCCTCTCCGAACACACGCACCGGAGCTCCGCCCAGCACCGCGTGGACTCAGAAGACCCGAGTCTGCATCCACCAG TTGTAGGGGCTCTGCGGTACCAGGACACGCCCACGGTCCTCCCGGTGCCACACATGATGGCGCTGGTCATGTCCCAGCTGCAGCCCGTCCTAGAGGCCTTCAACCGCTCTTTGGAGCACGTGCAGCGGCGACTCACGACTCTGACCCTGGAGGTGGCAGAGCTGAAGGGCCCGACTCCTCCTGACCTCCAGACCGGCGCTCTGAGCGGAGACGAtgtggaagaggaggacagactGGAGCAGGTGTACCAGGAGCTGAGGGAGACACAGGACCAAGTGCaacaacagcgccacctgctggaATCCCACAATGCAGCTCTGCTTAACAACCTGACGGTCCTGAGGGCAGACATGAAC GTCAATGTCCAGGCCATGAACCGCAGTCTGTCTGAGCTTAAACTGGACCAGAGCCGGCCCTGGTCAGAACCGGCCCAGGTCTCAGAGACCTCCGCTCTCTGGGGCGCCGTGGAACGGCTGGACAATCGAGTGGTCAACAACTCGGTGAAG GTGCAGACGCTGGTGGAGAAGGTGGAGGTGGTGTCCGGAGACATACAGCTGCTTCACAGACTCTCCAGGGATCAGGACAAACGGATCAATGCTACGTCACGACGCAGCCAGGTGCAGTTCATGGAGACGGGACTGGAGGTGGAGGCGGCCAAGGTGGCGGTGTTACGGAGGGTGGAGGAGCTGGCGGGGAACCTGAGCGTCCAGGGGCAGAGGTTGGCGGAGATGGATGAGGATTTAGAGGAACTCTACATCGCCTTCTATAACGGCTCCTCCGGCGCCTGCGGCTGCTCTGAGCTCAGGGCGACCGTCTCTCACGTCCAGAAGGACCTCGCTAATGTCACAGAACTGGCCAAAGACAACAGACTGGCCCTGGACGCACTGGAGGACAGTGAGGGACAGGGGGAGACATGGGGGGACGGCGACTGGCAGCCGGCGGTGGAGGCTCTGCAACAAGGACTTCAGCAG GTGAGGTCTTCTTGGGCCTCGGAGGAAAACCGCACCAGAGCCGTGGAGCTCGGCGTGGCCGGTCTGACCTCGTCTCTGCAGCGCTGGCAGACGGAGGTCACACAGCTTCAGGAGCGAGAAACTGAGCGCTCCCAGGACAACCAGCATCTGCGCGGCTCCTTCAACTCACTGCTCAAAGACGCTATCCGCCACAGCGACGTGCTGGAGCTCCTCCTGGGGGAGGAGGTGCTGGAGTTTTTGGACTGGCCCATTCACGACCAAGAGGCCCACTCTATCCCCGCCCTGAAGGAGAGTCTGAGACGGCACGAAGAGCAGCTGAGAGCGCACAACACGAGCATCACACAGCTCCGAGAACACAACACAG ATTCAAAAGACGTCCCTGCTGCTGATCAGCCGTCCCCACACTCTGTCCATGACTGGCTCCCAGGGGACGACAGTGGCGCCGGGAGGCGGAGCCCGGTTAGAGAACGTCAGAGCGTCCCTGGACCCCAGCTCAGCGACGGCAGTGACCTGTGGAAGCTGGAGCAGGCGATGGAGAAGCTACAGGCCAGAGTGGAGAGGGTGGAGCAGAGCGGCAGGGTGGAGCAGAGCGGCAGggtggagcagacggagcagagcGGCAGGGTGGAGCAGAGCGGCAGACAGAGCCACGTGCGGCTTCAGGACGAGGTCATGTGGCTGAAACGAGGCCTGGAGGAGCATTTAAGGGTCTTTAAGAACATCTTCAGTAACACGGACGCACTGACGACTTCTAAACAGACACTGGAGCTGGACAAAGTGTTAGAGCTGGTGAAGAGTcgacagaggaggaaaggagggagcgCACACTGA
- the mmrn2a gene encoding multimerin-2a isoform X4, protein MRPVLLLLGLMFRAHCELRARDPEVEQEDGGHGGHGGHGGHGGHGGLEPADSRGGAGPEDNVPQDRVPQGGAAQGHVPARSGNWCAVVHRRVVSGTVRNGAEPYTAKSLSPCPSGVADCQLVMYKTSTRPLYRQTLREVTVLLWQCCPGHTGPNCDSAEQVEHMDPHQEQNDHQGAPYHTSQPHHTPDHTHHPRASAQTLDSVQQDHTQNTQHRLLPDSALSEHTHRSSAQHRVDSEDPSLHPPVVGALRYQDTPTVLPVPHMMALVMSQLQPVLEAFNRSLEHVQRRLTTLTLEVAELKGPTPPDLQTGALSGDDVEEEDRLEQVYQELRETQDQVQQQRHLLESHNAALLNNLTVLRADMNVNVQAMNRSLSELKLDQSRPWSEPAQVSETSALWGAVERLDNRVVNNSVKVQTLVEKVEVVSGDIQLLHRLSRDQDKRINATSRRSQVQFMETGLEVEAAKVAVLRRVEELAGNLSVQGQRLAEMDEDLEELYIAFYNGSSGACGCSELRATVSHVQKDLANVTELAKDNRLALDALEDSEGQGETWGDGDWQPAVEALQQGLQQVRSSWASEENRTRAVELGVAGLTSSLQRWQTEVTQLQERETERSQDNQHLRGSFNSLLKDAIRHSDVLELLLGEEVLEFLDWPIHDQEAHSIPALKESLRRHEEQLRAHNTSITQLREHNTDSKDVPAADQPSPHSVHDWLPGDDSGAGRRSPVRERQSVPGPQLSDGSDLWKLEQAMEKLQARVERVEQSGRVEQSGRVEQTEQSGRVEQSGRQSHVRLQDEVMWLKRGLEEHLRVFKNIFSNTDALTTSKQTLELDKVLELVKSRQRRKGGSAH, encoded by the exons AAACTGGTGCGCTGTTGTGCATAGGCGTGTGGTCAGCGGAACGGTCAGGAACGGTGCAGAACCATACACGGCCAAGTCTCTGAGCCCCTGCCCCAGTGGAGTCGCAGACTGTCAGCTCGTCAT gTACAAGACGTCCACAAGGCCCCTGTACAGACAGACCCTCAGAGAGGTCACTGTCCTGCTGTGGCAGTGCTGtcctggacacactggacccAACTGTGACTCAG CAGAGCAGGTGGAGCATATGGACCCCCATCAGGAGCAGAACGACCACCAGGGAGCGCCGTACCACACCAGCCAACCTCATCACACACCTGACCACACCCACCACCCCAGGGCCTCCGCCCAAACTCTGGACTCTGTTCAACAGGACCACACCCAAAACACTCAACACCGCCTTCTGCCGGACTCCGCCCTCTCCGAACACACGCACCGGAGCTCCGCCCAGCACCGCGTGGACTCAGAAGACCCGAGTCTGCATCCACCAG TTGTAGGGGCTCTGCGGTACCAGGACACGCCCACGGTCCTCCCGGTGCCACACATGATGGCGCTGGTCATGTCCCAGCTGCAGCCCGTCCTAGAGGCCTTCAACCGCTCTTTGGAGCACGTGCAGCGGCGACTCACGACTCTGACCCTGGAGGTGGCAGAGCTGAAGGGCCCGACTCCTCCTGACCTCCAGACCGGCGCTCTGAGCGGAGACGAtgtggaagaggaggacagactGGAGCAGGTGTACCAGGAGCTGAGGGAGACACAGGACCAAGTGCaacaacagcgccacctgctggaATCCCACAATGCAGCTCTGCTTAACAACCTGACGGTCCTGAGGGCAGACATGAAC GTCAATGTCCAGGCCATGAACCGCAGTCTGTCTGAGCTTAAACTGGACCAGAGCCGGCCCTGGTCAGAACCGGCCCAGGTCTCAGAGACCTCCGCTCTCTGGGGCGCCGTGGAACGGCTGGACAATCGAGTGGTCAACAACTCGGTGAAG GTGCAGACGCTGGTGGAGAAGGTGGAGGTGGTGTCCGGAGACATACAGCTGCTTCACAGACTCTCCAGGGATCAGGACAAACGGATCAATGCTACGTCACGACGCAGCCAGGTGCAGTTCATGGAGACGGGACTGGAGGTGGAGGCGGCCAAGGTGGCGGTGTTACGGAGGGTGGAGGAGCTGGCGGGGAACCTGAGCGTCCAGGGGCAGAGGTTGGCGGAGATGGATGAGGATTTAGAGGAACTCTACATCGCCTTCTATAACGGCTCCTCCGGCGCCTGCGGCTGCTCTGAGCTCAGGGCGACCGTCTCTCACGTCCAGAAGGACCTCGCTAATGTCACAGAACTGGCCAAAGACAACAGACTGGCCCTGGACGCACTGGAGGACAGTGAGGGACAGGGGGAGACATGGGGGGACGGCGACTGGCAGCCGGCGGTGGAGGCTCTGCAACAAGGACTTCAGCAG GTGAGGTCTTCTTGGGCCTCGGAGGAAAACCGCACCAGAGCCGTGGAGCTCGGCGTGGCCGGTCTGACCTCGTCTCTGCAGCGCTGGCAGACGGAGGTCACACAGCTTCAGGAGCGAGAAACTGAGCGCTCCCAGGACAACCAGCATCTGCGCGGCTCCTTCAACTCACTGCTCAAAGACGCTATCCGCCACAGCGACGTGCTGGAGCTCCTCCTGGGGGAGGAGGTGCTGGAGTTTTTGGACTGGCCCATTCACGACCAAGAGGCCCACTCTATCCCCGCCCTGAAGGAGAGTCTGAGACGGCACGAAGAGCAGCTGAGAGCGCACAACACGAGCATCACACAGCTCCGAGAACACAACACAG ATTCAAAAGACGTCCCTGCTGCTGATCAGCCGTCCCCACACTCTGTCCATGACTGGCTCCCAGGGGACGACAGTGGCGCCGGGAGGCGGAGCCCGGTTAGAGAACGTCAGAGCGTCCCTGGACCCCAGCTCAGCGACGGCAGTGACCTGTGGAAGCTGGAGCAGGCGATGGAGAAGCTACAGGCCAGAGTGGAGAGGGTGGAGCAGAGCGGCAGGGTGGAGCAGAGCGGCAGggtggagcagacggagcagagcGGCAGGGTGGAGCAGAGCGGCAGACAGAGCCACGTGCGGCTTCAGGACGAGGTCATGTGGCTGAAACGAGGCCTGGAGGAGCATTTAAGGGTCTTTAAGAACATCTTCAGTAACACGGACGCACTGACGACTTCTAAACAGACACTGGAGCTGGACAAAGTGTTAGAGCTGGTGAAGAGTcgacagaggaggaaaggagggagcgCACACTGA
- the mmrn2a gene encoding multimerin-2a isoform X1 has protein sequence MRPVLLLLGLMFRAHCELRARDPEVEQEDGGHGGHGGHGGHGGHGGLEPADSRGGAGPEDNVPQDRVPQGGAAQGHVPARSGNWCAVVHRRVVSGTVRNGAEPYTAKSLSPCPSGVADCQLVMYKTSTRPLYRQTLREVTVLLWQCCPGHTGPNCDSVSGARVDHADHGRSEDTPLGSAEQVEHMDPHQEQNDHQGAPYHTSQPHHTPDHTHHPRASAQTLDSVQQDHTQNTQHRLLPDSALSEHTHRSSAQHRVDSEDPSLHPPVVGALRYQDTPTVLPVPHMMALVMSQLQPVLEAFNRSLEHVQRRLTTLTLEVAELKGPTPPDLQTGALSGDDVEEEDRLEQVYQELRETQDQVQQQRHLLESHNAALLNNLTVLRADMNVNVQAMNRSLSELKLDQSRPWSEPAQVSETSALWGAVERLDNRVVNNSVKVQTLVEKVEVVSGDIQLLHRLSRDQDKRINATSRRSQVQFMETGLEVEAAKVAVLRRVEELAGNLSVQGQRLAEMDEDLEELYIAFYNGSSGACGCSELRATVSHVQKDLANVTELAKDNRLALDALEDSEGQGETWGDGDWQPAVEALQQGLQQVRSSWASEENRTRAVELGVAGLTSSLQRWQTEVTQLQERETERSQDNQHLRGSFNSLLKDAIRHSDVLELLLGEEVLEFLDWPIHDQEAHSIPALKESLRRHEEQLRAHNTSITQLREHNTDSKDVPAADQPSPHSVHDWLPGDDSGAGRRSPVRERQSVPGPQLSDGSDLWKLEQAMEKLQARVERVEQSGRVEQSGRVEQTEQSGRVEQSGRQSHVRLQDEVMWLKRGLEEHLRVFKNIFSNTDALTTSKQTLELDKVLELVKSRQRRKGGSAH, from the exons AAACTGGTGCGCTGTTGTGCATAGGCGTGTGGTCAGCGGAACGGTCAGGAACGGTGCAGAACCATACACGGCCAAGTCTCTGAGCCCCTGCCCCAGTGGAGTCGCAGACTGTCAGCTCGTCAT gTACAAGACGTCCACAAGGCCCCTGTACAGACAGACCCTCAGAGAGGTCACTGTCCTGCTGTGGCAGTGCTGtcctggacacactggacccAACTGTGACTCAG TCTCTGGCGCCCGAGTCGATCACGCCGACCACGGACGCTCCGAGGACACGCCCCTTGGATCAG CAGAGCAGGTGGAGCATATGGACCCCCATCAGGAGCAGAACGACCACCAGGGAGCGCCGTACCACACCAGCCAACCTCATCACACACCTGACCACACCCACCACCCCAGGGCCTCCGCCCAAACTCTGGACTCTGTTCAACAGGACCACACCCAAAACACTCAACACCGCCTTCTGCCGGACTCCGCCCTCTCCGAACACACGCACCGGAGCTCCGCCCAGCACCGCGTGGACTCAGAAGACCCGAGTCTGCATCCACCAG TTGTAGGGGCTCTGCGGTACCAGGACACGCCCACGGTCCTCCCGGTGCCACACATGATGGCGCTGGTCATGTCCCAGCTGCAGCCCGTCCTAGAGGCCTTCAACCGCTCTTTGGAGCACGTGCAGCGGCGACTCACGACTCTGACCCTGGAGGTGGCAGAGCTGAAGGGCCCGACTCCTCCTGACCTCCAGACCGGCGCTCTGAGCGGAGACGAtgtggaagaggaggacagactGGAGCAGGTGTACCAGGAGCTGAGGGAGACACAGGACCAAGTGCaacaacagcgccacctgctggaATCCCACAATGCAGCTCTGCTTAACAACCTGACGGTCCTGAGGGCAGACATGAAC GTCAATGTCCAGGCCATGAACCGCAGTCTGTCTGAGCTTAAACTGGACCAGAGCCGGCCCTGGTCAGAACCGGCCCAGGTCTCAGAGACCTCCGCTCTCTGGGGCGCCGTGGAACGGCTGGACAATCGAGTGGTCAACAACTCGGTGAAG GTGCAGACGCTGGTGGAGAAGGTGGAGGTGGTGTCCGGAGACATACAGCTGCTTCACAGACTCTCCAGGGATCAGGACAAACGGATCAATGCTACGTCACGACGCAGCCAGGTGCAGTTCATGGAGACGGGACTGGAGGTGGAGGCGGCCAAGGTGGCGGTGTTACGGAGGGTGGAGGAGCTGGCGGGGAACCTGAGCGTCCAGGGGCAGAGGTTGGCGGAGATGGATGAGGATTTAGAGGAACTCTACATCGCCTTCTATAACGGCTCCTCCGGCGCCTGCGGCTGCTCTGAGCTCAGGGCGACCGTCTCTCACGTCCAGAAGGACCTCGCTAATGTCACAGAACTGGCCAAAGACAACAGACTGGCCCTGGACGCACTGGAGGACAGTGAGGGACAGGGGGAGACATGGGGGGACGGCGACTGGCAGCCGGCGGTGGAGGCTCTGCAACAAGGACTTCAGCAG GTGAGGTCTTCTTGGGCCTCGGAGGAAAACCGCACCAGAGCCGTGGAGCTCGGCGTGGCCGGTCTGACCTCGTCTCTGCAGCGCTGGCAGACGGAGGTCACACAGCTTCAGGAGCGAGAAACTGAGCGCTCCCAGGACAACCAGCATCTGCGCGGCTCCTTCAACTCACTGCTCAAAGACGCTATCCGCCACAGCGACGTGCTGGAGCTCCTCCTGGGGGAGGAGGTGCTGGAGTTTTTGGACTGGCCCATTCACGACCAAGAGGCCCACTCTATCCCCGCCCTGAAGGAGAGTCTGAGACGGCACGAAGAGCAGCTGAGAGCGCACAACACGAGCATCACACAGCTCCGAGAACACAACACAG ATTCAAAAGACGTCCCTGCTGCTGATCAGCCGTCCCCACACTCTGTCCATGACTGGCTCCCAGGGGACGACAGTGGCGCCGGGAGGCGGAGCCCGGTTAGAGAACGTCAGAGCGTCCCTGGACCCCAGCTCAGCGACGGCAGTGACCTGTGGAAGCTGGAGCAGGCGATGGAGAAGCTACAGGCCAGAGTGGAGAGGGTGGAGCAGAGCGGCAGGGTGGAGCAGAGCGGCAGggtggagcagacggagcagagcGGCAGGGTGGAGCAGAGCGGCAGACAGAGCCACGTGCGGCTTCAGGACGAGGTCATGTGGCTGAAACGAGGCCTGGAGGAGCATTTAAGGGTCTTTAAGAACATCTTCAGTAACACGGACGCACTGACGACTTCTAAACAGACACTGGAGCTGGACAAAGTGTTAGAGCTGGTGAAGAGTcgacagaggaggaaaggagggagcgCACACTGA
- the mmrn2a gene encoding multimerin-2a isoform X3 — protein MRPVLLLLGLMFRAHCELRARDPEVEQEDGGHGGHGGHGGHGGHGGLEPADSRGGAGPEDNVPQDRVPQGGAAQGHVPARNWCAVVHRRVVSGTVRNGAEPYTAKSLSPCPSGVADCQLVMYKTSTRPLYRQTLREVTVLLWQCCPGHTGPNCDSVSGARVDHADHGRSEDTPLGSAEQVEHMDPHQEQNDHQGAPYHTSQPHHTPDHTHHPRASAQTLDSVQQDHTQNTQHRLLPDSALSEHTHRSSAQHRVDSEDPSLHPPVVGALRYQDTPTVLPVPHMMALVMSQLQPVLEAFNRSLEHVQRRLTTLTLEVAELKGPTPPDLQTGALSGDDVEEEDRLEQVYQELRETQDQVQQQRHLLESHNAALLNNLTVLRADMNVNVQAMNRSLSELKLDQSRPWSEPAQVSETSALWGAVERLDNRVVNNSVKVQTLVEKVEVVSGDIQLLHRLSRDQDKRINATSRRSQVQFMETGLEVEAAKVAVLRRVEELAGNLSVQGQRLAEMDEDLEELYIAFYNGSSGACGCSELRATVSHVQKDLANVTELAKDNRLALDALEDSEGQGETWGDGDWQPAVEALQQGLQQVRSSWASEENRTRAVELGVAGLTSSLQRWQTEVTQLQERETERSQDNQHLRGSFNSLLKDAIRHSDVLELLLGEEVLEFLDWPIHDQEAHSIPALKESLRRHEEQLRAHNTSITQLREHNTDSKDVPAADQPSPHSVHDWLPGDDSGAGRRSPVRERQSVPGPQLSDGSDLWKLEQAMEKLQARVERVEQSGRVEQSGRVEQTEQSGRVEQSGRQSHVRLQDEVMWLKRGLEEHLRVFKNIFSNTDALTTSKQTLELDKVLELVKSRQRRKGGSAH, from the exons AAACTGGTGCGCTGTTGTGCATAGGCGTGTGGTCAGCGGAACGGTCAGGAACGGTGCAGAACCATACACGGCCAAGTCTCTGAGCCCCTGCCCCAGTGGAGTCGCAGACTGTCAGCTCGTCAT gTACAAGACGTCCACAAGGCCCCTGTACAGACAGACCCTCAGAGAGGTCACTGTCCTGCTGTGGCAGTGCTGtcctggacacactggacccAACTGTGACTCAG TCTCTGGCGCCCGAGTCGATCACGCCGACCACGGACGCTCCGAGGACACGCCCCTTGGATCAG CAGAGCAGGTGGAGCATATGGACCCCCATCAGGAGCAGAACGACCACCAGGGAGCGCCGTACCACACCAGCCAACCTCATCACACACCTGACCACACCCACCACCCCAGGGCCTCCGCCCAAACTCTGGACTCTGTTCAACAGGACCACACCCAAAACACTCAACACCGCCTTCTGCCGGACTCCGCCCTCTCCGAACACACGCACCGGAGCTCCGCCCAGCACCGCGTGGACTCAGAAGACCCGAGTCTGCATCCACCAG TTGTAGGGGCTCTGCGGTACCAGGACACGCCCACGGTCCTCCCGGTGCCACACATGATGGCGCTGGTCATGTCCCAGCTGCAGCCCGTCCTAGAGGCCTTCAACCGCTCTTTGGAGCACGTGCAGCGGCGACTCACGACTCTGACCCTGGAGGTGGCAGAGCTGAAGGGCCCGACTCCTCCTGACCTCCAGACCGGCGCTCTGAGCGGAGACGAtgtggaagaggaggacagactGGAGCAGGTGTACCAGGAGCTGAGGGAGACACAGGACCAAGTGCaacaacagcgccacctgctggaATCCCACAATGCAGCTCTGCTTAACAACCTGACGGTCCTGAGGGCAGACATGAAC GTCAATGTCCAGGCCATGAACCGCAGTCTGTCTGAGCTTAAACTGGACCAGAGCCGGCCCTGGTCAGAACCGGCCCAGGTCTCAGAGACCTCCGCTCTCTGGGGCGCCGTGGAACGGCTGGACAATCGAGTGGTCAACAACTCGGTGAAG GTGCAGACGCTGGTGGAGAAGGTGGAGGTGGTGTCCGGAGACATACAGCTGCTTCACAGACTCTCCAGGGATCAGGACAAACGGATCAATGCTACGTCACGACGCAGCCAGGTGCAGTTCATGGAGACGGGACTGGAGGTGGAGGCGGCCAAGGTGGCGGTGTTACGGAGGGTGGAGGAGCTGGCGGGGAACCTGAGCGTCCAGGGGCAGAGGTTGGCGGAGATGGATGAGGATTTAGAGGAACTCTACATCGCCTTCTATAACGGCTCCTCCGGCGCCTGCGGCTGCTCTGAGCTCAGGGCGACCGTCTCTCACGTCCAGAAGGACCTCGCTAATGTCACAGAACTGGCCAAAGACAACAGACTGGCCCTGGACGCACTGGAGGACAGTGAGGGACAGGGGGAGACATGGGGGGACGGCGACTGGCAGCCGGCGGTGGAGGCTCTGCAACAAGGACTTCAGCAG GTGAGGTCTTCTTGGGCCTCGGAGGAAAACCGCACCAGAGCCGTGGAGCTCGGCGTGGCCGGTCTGACCTCGTCTCTGCAGCGCTGGCAGACGGAGGTCACACAGCTTCAGGAGCGAGAAACTGAGCGCTCCCAGGACAACCAGCATCTGCGCGGCTCCTTCAACTCACTGCTCAAAGACGCTATCCGCCACAGCGACGTGCTGGAGCTCCTCCTGGGGGAGGAGGTGCTGGAGTTTTTGGACTGGCCCATTCACGACCAAGAGGCCCACTCTATCCCCGCCCTGAAGGAGAGTCTGAGACGGCACGAAGAGCAGCTGAGAGCGCACAACACGAGCATCACACAGCTCCGAGAACACAACACAG ATTCAAAAGACGTCCCTGCTGCTGATCAGCCGTCCCCACACTCTGTCCATGACTGGCTCCCAGGGGACGACAGTGGCGCCGGGAGGCGGAGCCCGGTTAGAGAACGTCAGAGCGTCCCTGGACCCCAGCTCAGCGACGGCAGTGACCTGTGGAAGCTGGAGCAGGCGATGGAGAAGCTACAGGCCAGAGTGGAGAGGGTGGAGCAGAGCGGCAGGGTGGAGCAGAGCGGCAGggtggagcagacggagcagagcGGCAGGGTGGAGCAGAGCGGCAGACAGAGCCACGTGCGGCTTCAGGACGAGGTCATGTGGCTGAAACGAGGCCTGGAGGAGCATTTAAGGGTCTTTAAGAACATCTTCAGTAACACGGACGCACTGACGACTTCTAAACAGACACTGGAGCTGGACAAAGTGTTAGAGCTGGTGAAGAGTcgacagaggaggaaaggagggagcgCACACTGA